In a single window of the Ooceraea biroi isolate clonal line C1 chromosome 8, Obir_v5.4, whole genome shotgun sequence genome:
- the LOC105279731 gene encoding uncharacterized protein YJR142W isoform X1 produces the protein MADNDKKPMSRLMKLANKFNCFYLSGLHAGECRAFVVDGQQVGLVRPDVMKEILNYPQIFQVHPQYVQLNPAFRDYAERSARVDEVLREWKAGGKFVTLRGWREECYEVRAQFNTLPLFKMDRSATCLFGIRKYGVDINGYVMDPVKGLSIWLQKRSPNKQTWPAYWDSMVSGGLSVGYGINETAIKEAGEEAGIPNHLIAKLKSAGCVSFFFESERGLFPNTEFVYDLELPPDFVPNNSDGEVETFELLPVSECLERILSPHFKTTSVPVALDFLIRHGYITAENEPNFIQIVELLHVPLQTMYNHREKNSNGIAANGEAIEGLEKI, from the exons ATGGCGGATAACGATAAGAAGCCGATGTCACGTTTAATGAAACTCGCAAACAAGTTTAACTGCTTCTACCTGTCAG GTTTGCATGCAGGAGAATGCAGAGCTTTTGTTGTCGATGGGCAACAAGTCGGTCTTGTACGTCCAGATGTTATGAaagagatattaaattatccCCAA atatttcaaGTACATCCCCAGTACGTGCAATTAAATCCAGCCTTTCGGGATTATGCCGAAAGGAGTGCACGTGTTGACGAAGTATTGAGAGAATGGAAGGCGGGTGGAAAATTTGTGACACTGCGAGGCTGGAGGGAGGAATGTTACGAAGTGCGCGCTCAGTTCAATACGCTACCATTGTTTAAGATGGATCGCTCGGCCACAT GTCTATTTGGAATTCGGAAGTATGGAGTGGACATAAACGGTTACGTAATGGATCCTGTCAAGGGCTTGTCAATATGGTTACAAAAGCGTAGTCCGAACAAGCAGACATGGCCAGCGTACTGGGACAGTATGGTGAGCGGCGGACTGAGCGTCGGTTACGGCATAAACGAGACCGCGATAAAGGAGGCCGGCGAGGAAGCCGGCATTCCGAATCATCTGATCGCCAAGCTCAAAAGCGCCGGCTGCGTGTCGTTCTTCTTCGAGAGCGAGAGGGGCCTCTTCCCGAACACGGAATTCGTCTACGATCTCGAACTGCCGCCCGACTTTGTACCGAACAACAGCGACGGGGAAGTGGAGACCTTCGAATTGCTTCCCGTCAGTGAGTGCTTAGAGAGGATACTTTCACCACACTTCAAGACCACATCCGTACCGGTCGCCCTTGACTTCCTAATTAGACACGGATACATCACAGCGGAGAACG AGCCTAACTTTATACAGATTGTGGAGTTGCTTCATGTACCTCTGCAAACTATGTACAATCATCGAGAAAAGAATAGTAATGGAATAGCAGCGAATGGCGAGGCGATCGAGGGTCTAGAAAAGATTTAA
- the LOC105279749 gene encoding probable rRNA-processing protein EBP2 homolog: MSEMSESDSETNSSDEELQEAFAKGLLKPGINAVIEAKKQPKNCVSLMKEKVDEIKLNLPWIERLDMVNALAPLAPELALQLQEQEVRRAKQLQGNRKLPQYEPSQDPVLNEFRRETMFHRQAQGAVMDGIARLKKLGVPTIRPDDYFAEMAKTDEHMQKVRENLMKKQAIAERSEKIRQLRQQKKVAKQVQVEATLKRHAEKRKMLEEVKKYRKGVRQDLDFLDDKKKPQKGGKQPNRKMAVKAQLKAKMKAEKYGFGGKKRNSKWNTKSSSADVSEYRRPQKSGQRRMKTVPGKGGKGKQRLGKNRRVKMKARKK, from the exons ATGTCAGAAATGTCAGAATCAGATTCGGAGACTAATTCATCTGATGAGGAG CTGCAAGAGGCGTTCGCAAAAGGATTGCTGAAACCGGGTATCAATGCTGTCATTGAGGCAAAGAAGCAGCCGAAAAATTGCGTT AGTCTCATGAAGGAGAAGGTGGATGAAATAAAGTTGAATTTACCATGGATCGAGAGACTCGATATGGTAAACGCACTGGCACCGCTGGCACCAGAGTTAGCGCTTCAACTGCAGGAGCAAGAGGTCAGGCGCGCTAAGCAGCTGCAGGGAAATAGAAAGTTGCCTCAGTATGAACCGTCCCAGGATCCTGTTCTAAATGAATTTCGTAGAGAGACCATGTTCCACCGTCAGGCTCAGGGTGCAGTCATGGATGGCATCGCTAGATTAAAGAAGCTTGGTGTACCGACAATCAGGCCAGACGATTATTTTGCTGAAATGGCGAAAACAGATGAGCACATGCAAAAAGTGAGAGAGAACCTGATGAAGAAACAGGCGATCGCGGAAAGATCGGAGAAGATAAGACAGTTGAGACAGCAAAAGAAGGTTGCCAAGCAGGTGCAGGTTGAGGCAACCCTGAAGAGGCACgcagaaaagaggaaaatgcTGGAGGAGGTTAAAAAGTATCGTAAGGGTGTACGGCAAGATCTCGACTTTTTGGACGACAAGAAGAAACCGCAGAAGGGTGGAAAACAGCCAAATCGTAAAATGGCTGTGAAGGCGCAATTGAAAGCGAAAATGAAAGCTGAAAAGTATGGTTTCGGAGGTAAAAAGCGCAATAGCAAATGGAACACGAAGAGCAGTTCGGCCGACGTCTCGGAATATAGACGACCGCAGAAATCGGGACAACGGAGAATGAAAACTGTTCCTGGAAAGGGCGGAAAGGGAAAGCAAAGATTAGGTAAAAATCGTAGAGTAAAAAtgaaagcgagaaagaagtGA
- the LOC105279731 gene encoding uncharacterized protein YJR142W isoform X2, which yields MKEILNYPQIFQVHPQYVQLNPAFRDYAERSARVDEVLREWKAGGKFVTLRGWREECYEVRAQFNTLPLFKMDRSATCLFGIRKYGVDINGYVMDPVKGLSIWLQKRSPNKQTWPAYWDSMVSGGLSVGYGINETAIKEAGEEAGIPNHLIAKLKSAGCVSFFFESERGLFPNTEFVYDLELPPDFVPNNSDGEVETFELLPVSECLERILSPHFKTTSVPVALDFLIRHGYITAENEPNFIQIVELLHVPLQTMYNHREKNSNGIAANGEAIEGLEKI from the exons ATGAaagagatattaaattatccCCAA atatttcaaGTACATCCCCAGTACGTGCAATTAAATCCAGCCTTTCGGGATTATGCCGAAAGGAGTGCACGTGTTGACGAAGTATTGAGAGAATGGAAGGCGGGTGGAAAATTTGTGACACTGCGAGGCTGGAGGGAGGAATGTTACGAAGTGCGCGCTCAGTTCAATACGCTACCATTGTTTAAGATGGATCGCTCGGCCACAT GTCTATTTGGAATTCGGAAGTATGGAGTGGACATAAACGGTTACGTAATGGATCCTGTCAAGGGCTTGTCAATATGGTTACAAAAGCGTAGTCCGAACAAGCAGACATGGCCAGCGTACTGGGACAGTATGGTGAGCGGCGGACTGAGCGTCGGTTACGGCATAAACGAGACCGCGATAAAGGAGGCCGGCGAGGAAGCCGGCATTCCGAATCATCTGATCGCCAAGCTCAAAAGCGCCGGCTGCGTGTCGTTCTTCTTCGAGAGCGAGAGGGGCCTCTTCCCGAACACGGAATTCGTCTACGATCTCGAACTGCCGCCCGACTTTGTACCGAACAACAGCGACGGGGAAGTGGAGACCTTCGAATTGCTTCCCGTCAGTGAGTGCTTAGAGAGGATACTTTCACCACACTTCAAGACCACATCCGTACCGGTCGCCCTTGACTTCCTAATTAGACACGGATACATCACAGCGGAGAACG AGCCTAACTTTATACAGATTGTGGAGTTGCTTCATGTACCTCTGCAAACTATGTACAATCATCGAGAAAAGAATAGTAATGGAATAGCAGCGAATGGCGAGGCGATCGAGGGTCTAGAAAAGATTTAA